In Arvicola amphibius chromosome 1, mArvAmp1.2, whole genome shotgun sequence, one DNA window encodes the following:
- the Rpl27a gene encoding 60S ribosomal protein L27a, with protein MPSRLRKTRKLRGHVSHGHGRIGKHRKHPGGRGNAGGMHHHRINFDKYHPGYFGKVGMRHYHLKRNQSFCPTVNLDKLWTLVSEQTRVNAAKNKTGVAPIIDVVRSGYYKVLGKGKLPKQPVIVKAKFFSRRAEEKIKGVGGACVLVA; from the exons ATG CCATCCAGACTGAGGAAGACCCGGAAACTCCGGGGCCACGTGAGCCACGGCCATGGCCGCATCG GTAAACACCGCAAGCATCCAGGAGGACGCGGGAACGCTggaggcatgcatcatcacaggATCAACTTCGACAAATA TCATCCAGGTTACTTCGGGAAAGTTGGTATGAGGCATTACCACTTAAAGAGGAACCAGAGCTTCTGCCCGACTGTCAACCTGGATAAACTGTGGACACTGGTCAGTGAGCAGACCCGGGTCAATGCTGCCAAGAACAAGACTGGAGTTGCTCCCATCATTGACGTCGTGCGATCG ggCTACTACAAagttctggggaagggaaagcttCCTAAGCAGCCTGTCATCGTGAAAGCCAAATTTTTCAgcagaagagctgaagagaagATAAAGGGTGTTGGAGGTGCCTGTGTTCTGGTGGCTTGA